The Thermocrinis albus DSM 14484 genome segment GTTCTAAGGTTTTCGCGGAAGCCACCGAGAAAAACATAGGGCGTAGACTGGCCATAGTGCTGGATGGTAAGGTGGTATCGGCCCCCGTCATACGTAGCAGGATATCGGACAGGGGGCAGATATCGGGAGGTTTTACCTTAGAGGAGGCCCAAAACCTGGCCATAGTGCTCAGAGCAGGTGCTCTTCCCACCAACGTTCTCTTTCTCCAAGAAACAGTAGTAGGTCCTTATCTGGGAAAGGATGCTGTGGAACAGGGTTTCAAGTCAGGTATAGTAGGCTTTCTGTTGCTGGTACTCCTTCTGGTAGGGCGTTATAAGACGGCAGGTGTGACCGCCAACCTCTCCATACTTCTCAATACTCTCATGCTCTTTGCTCTTATGAGTCTTTTAGGTGCCACTCTTACATTGCCGGGTATAGCTGGAATAGTGCTCAACATGGGTATAGCGGTGGACTCCAACGTACTTATCTTTGAGAGGGTACGTGAAGAACTCAGGTTAGGTAATAGTGTGAGAAAGGCTATAGAGCTGGGCTACAGGAGGACCTGGAACACCGTGTGGGACACCCACGTGACCCTACTGGTGGCTTCCCTGATACTGTTCCAGTTCGGCAGCGGCCCTGTGAAGGGTTTTGCCACCACCCTCACCGTAGGAACCATAGCTTCTTTTGTGTCCAACGTTTACTTTGCCAAGTACTTCTTGGAAGTCCTCTACAAACTTAAACTCTTCAAGATATAATGTACCTTGTCTTTGTCTCTATCTCTTCTTCTCTCGTCCTGTCTGAACTCTAAACTTCCACCGGCGTGTCGTACACTGATATGCTCTACCCGAAAGCCGAGACCCTCAAGACTGTTCACCAATCTCCCCAATTCCAATTCTCTTATATGTAATGGGTTATTACTCCCAAAATCTGCCCTCACGCTTATAGTATCCCTAACAAATCTTATCTTCAGATCTACATCCTCCATTCTCACGTTGATGGTTTTCACCATCTTTGATTCTTGGAGGGGCAAAGATGGGGAGGTAGCTTCCTTAACGTTCTCCGTAATCTCTGATCCATCCTTGGGAAGAGAGAGGAATGCGTTTACCTCAGAAGATGGGGGATATCTTTTAGAATCTTGGAGAACAAAGGTCTCTTGGTGATTTGCCTCTGAGAGTGGAGGGGAAGGTGTTATTGGATGGCGTCCCTTCTGGCTCAGGTAAGGAACTTCTTTGAGATCTTGGAAAGGGAAAACCACTTCTTGGTGGTTTGCCTTTGGTGATGGAGATAGAGATGTCACCCGATGCTTTCTCACATCCTCTTTTGACTCTTGGAGGGGTAAAGAAGGGGTGGCAGCTTCCTTGATGTTTTCCGTAATCTCTGACCCATCCTTGGGAAAAGAGAGGAATGCGTTTACCTCAGAAGATGGGGGATATCTTTTAGGATCTTGGAGAACAAAGGTCTCCTGGTGATTTGCCTCTGAGAGTGGAGGGGAAGGTGTTATTGGATGACGTCCCTTCTGGCTCAGGTAAGGAACTTCTTTGAGATCCTGGAAAGGAAAAACCACTTCTTGGCGGTTTGTCTTTGGTGATGGAGATAGAGATGTCACCCGATGCTCTTCCTCCTGAGGGTTTTGAAAAGGGAAGATCTCTAATGCCTTTGATAGAAAAGGTGAAGGAACCGATGGATCATGTTCCTCTTGGCTGGGAAGATAAGCCTCCTGAAGGGTTTGGAAGGGGAGAAGCTCTAAATAACTGACCTGATGGGGCGGCGGTAAAGGTAGATATGTTATCTTTTTCCGTGACTCTTCTTCAGGGATTTCTCTTTGAGAAAGAATACATTCCTCGAGAATCTGAAAGAAAGACTCTTCGTTAGTTAACTGAATCGTTTCTCTTTGCCCTCCCCACAGGAGCATGTCTACGATCCTTATCATGGGTTTAAAATATAACACCGTATGTTGGCAAAGCGTATCATACCTTGTCTCGATGTGGATAAAGGTAGAGTGGTGAAGGGGGTCCGTTTTCAGAATTTGGTAGACGCAGGTGACCCTGTACAGATAGCTGCCGAGTATGAGAGACAGGGTGCCGATGAGTTGGTTTTTTTGGATATAACAGCCTCTGCCGAAAACAGGAAAACAATGATAGAGGTAGTGAGGGAGGTGGCTCAGACGGTTTTTATGCCTTTCACGGTGGGTGGTGGTGTGTCCACCCTGGAGGATATAAGACTTCTCCTCTCGGCGGGGGCCGATAAGGTGTCCATCAACACAGCGGCTGTGAAAAACCCTCAGCTGGTCTATGAGGCTGCCAGGAGATTCGGTTCTCAGTGTGTGGTGGTAGCCATAGATGCCAAGAGAAAGGGAAACAGCTGGGAGGTTTACATTCACGGGGGTAGAACCCCCACCGGTATAGATGCGGTGGAGTGGGCTAGGAGGGTGGAGGAGCTGGGAGCGGGTGAGATACTCCTTACCTCTATGGATACTGACGGTACAAAGAGAGGATACGATATAGAGCTGTGTAAAGCTGTGGCCAACGCGGTCAAGATACCCGTTATAGCATCCGGTGGCGCCGGTAGAATGGAACACTTCTACCAGGTCTTTTCTATGACCCACGTTAGTGCAGCCCTTGCCGCCTCTCTCTTTCATTTTGGTGAGGTTCTTATTCCGGATCTT includes the following:
- the hisF gene encoding imidazole glycerol phosphate synthase subunit HisF; translation: MLAKRIIPCLDVDKGRVVKGVRFQNLVDAGDPVQIAAEYERQGADELVFLDITASAENRKTMIEVVREVAQTVFMPFTVGGGVSTLEDIRLLLSAGADKVSINTAAVKNPQLVYEAARRFGSQCVVVAIDAKRKGNSWEVYIHGGRTPTGIDAVEWARRVEELGAGEILLTSMDTDGTKRGYDIELCKAVANAVKIPVIASGGAGRMEHFYQVFSMTHVSAALAASLFHFGEVLIPDLKRYLKERGVTVRYDYEEA